The following proteins are co-located in the Papaver somniferum cultivar HN1 unplaced genomic scaffold, ASM357369v1 unplaced-scaffold_128, whole genome shotgun sequence genome:
- the LOC113331887 gene encoding probable ascorbate-specific transmembrane electron transporter 1, producing MAKNRSSFLISATPVSIFAHLLAIAAITLVCVWIFHFEGGVAFKSETTQKIFNLHPLLMVIGFIVMGGEGIMAYKTVWSSRKAQKLTHLMFLLIALVSGILGAFVAFKYHHEIGLKDMFTLHSWLGMITICLFGLQWLFAFFSFWYPGAGMPTRARLVPWHAFVGMVIFLLAICTAETGLLQTFLGLDLVSGREALVVNFTGLIILLFGVAVGLTAVLPRT from the exons ATGGCCAAAAACCGTTCGAGCTTCCTAATATCTGCAACACCCGTCTCTATATTCGCACATTTGTTAGCCATTGCAGCTATTACACTTGTATGTGTTTGGATATTTCACTTTGAAGGAGGTGTCGCTTTTAAATCCGAGACAACGCAAAAGATCTTCAAT TTGCATCCATTGCTGATGGTGATTGGTTTCATTGTTATGGGAGGAGAAG GTATAATGGCGTATAAAACAGTCTGGTCTTCGAGAAAGGCGCAAAAGTTGACGCACTTAATGTTTCTTCTGATTGCTCTTGTGTCGGGTATTTTGGGTGCCTTTGTTGCCTTCAAGTATCACCATGAAATCGGACTTAAAGACATGTTCACACTGCATTCATGGCTTGGCATGATCACTATTTGCTTATTTGGTTTGCAG TGGTTGTTTGCATTTTTCTCCTTCTGGTACCCTGGCGCTGGAATGCCAACAAGGGCAAGACTAGTACCATGGCACGCTTTTGTCGGTATGGTCATCTTCCTCCTTGCAATTTGCACTGCCGAGACGGGTTTGTTACAGACATTTTTAGGGCTAGATCTAGTCAGTGGTCGAGAAGCTCTTGTTGTAAACTTCACCGGATTAATCATCCTTCTCTTTGGAGTCGCTGTTGGCCTTACTGCTGTTCTTCCACGTACTTGA